The Nostoc cf. commune SO-36 genomic sequence CGACGTTCGCGGACTCGCTCTAAGCGAAGCATCCCGAAGGGTATACGCTGCGCTATCCTGCCTTCTGCCTCCACTAGGTTGGCTTGACTACAACTGAATTACCCTCAATTTTGGCGGCATAAGTTTTTAGCGGATTTGTCGCTGGGCCTTTTTGCACTTTTCCATCAACCCCAAATTCCGAACCATGACAGGGGCAAGCGAATTTTTTCGCCTCAGCTTTCCATGCTACAGTGCAGCCTGCGTGAGTACAAGTAGGGTCAACAGCAGTCAGATTTTCGGCTTTAGATGTACCGATTACCAACACAGGACCAGCAGGTGAGTTTTT encodes the following:
- a CDS encoding QcrA and Rieske domain-containing protein, with protein sequence MKRRDFINWVGLGLIASSLPVAIAACSSQTTPPSGDWQAVGTAAELDKTGQLLAKNSPAGPVLVIGTSKAENLTAVDPTCTHAGCTVAWKAEAKKFACPCHGSEFGVDGKVQKGPATNPLKTYAAKIEGNSVVVKPT